A stretch of the Agromyces larvae genome encodes the following:
- a CDS encoding ABC transporter ATP-binding protein — MSALLEADAVSFRYDPGTPLLEGWSAAFHPGEVVAVTGPSGRGKSTLLYLLGLMLKPREGRVLLDGREVQGLSDRARAGLRAEVFGFVFQDAALDATRTVMDNIVETALYRGDDRRDATRRADELMHRFGVGLRRGAKPGQVSGGQAQRIALCRALLGQPRVLLADEPTGNLDPDSADLVVDAFHDHAARGGTAVIVTHDPALVARCHRRIPL; from the coding sequence GTGAGCGCCTTGTTGGAAGCGGACGCGGTGTCGTTCCGGTACGACCCCGGCACCCCGCTTTTGGAGGGGTGGTCGGCGGCGTTTCACCCGGGTGAGGTGGTCGCGGTGACCGGCCCGTCTGGTCGGGGCAAGTCGACCCTGTTGTACCTGCTCGGGTTGATGTTGAAGCCCCGGGAAGGTCGGGTGCTGCTGGATGGGCGGGAAGTGCAGGGCTTGTCGGATCGGGCGCGGGCGGGGCTGCGGGCGGAGGTGTTCGGGTTCGTGTTCCAGGATGCTGCGCTGGATGCGACCCGCACCGTGATGGACAACATCGTCGAGACTGCCCTGTACCGCGGCGACGACCGCAGGGACGCGACCCGTCGGGCGGACGAGTTGATGCACCGGTTCGGTGTCGGGCTGCGTCGGGGTGCGAAGCCGGGGCAGGTGTCAGGCGGGCAGGCGCAACGCATCGCCCTGTGCCGGGCGCTGCTCGGGCAGCCGCGGGTGCTGCTCGCGGACGAGCCGACCGGGAACCTCGACCCCGACTCCGCGGATCTCGTCGTGGACGCGTTCCACGACCACGCCGCCCGGGGTGGGACCGCGGTGATCGTGACGCACGACCCGGCCCTCGTGGCCCGCTGCCACCGCCGGATCCCACTATGA
- a CDS encoding peptidoglycan-binding domain-containing protein, with the protein MTGNTEVSGARRRGWPLVAAGGVLVLAVGAGVGWAVSAVFAPPEDALVEAPFTFVELVDGEVGSSVSLNAVAEWPQAPAGTNQAVGTVTSVSVAAGDEVAPGQVLYSVNLRPVVVAAGATPSFRSMSRGVSGADVAQLQGLLAGLGLFDGDADGVFGWATEAAVRDWQDSLGIEDDGVVQAGDVVFVPSLPGRVAVDEEVVYRGASLAGGEEVVSGLAVEPTFTIPATAAQAAMMPAGTRVELTAQDAAWGAVVAGQEPDPASPDVVNVGLQADGDGAICADRCGLIPVTGQSLLSAKIITQPTVTGVVAPSAALRSDPDGSVSVIDETGVAHVVTVVASAKGMSVIEGAAAGLRVRVPATGEASG; encoded by the coding sequence ATGACCGGTAACACCGAGGTGTCCGGCGCCCGCCGCCGTGGTTGGCCGTTGGTTGCGGCGGGTGGTGTGCTGGTGCTGGCGGTGGGTGCTGGGGTGGGGTGGGCGGTGTCTGCGGTGTTTGCTCCGCCGGAGGATGCGTTGGTGGAGGCGCCGTTCACGTTCGTAGAACTCGTGGATGGTGAGGTGGGGTCGTCGGTGTCGTTGAACGCGGTCGCGGAGTGGCCGCAGGCGCCGGCGGGGACGAATCAGGCGGTCGGGACGGTGACGTCGGTTTCGGTGGCTGCGGGGGATGAGGTTGCGCCGGGGCAGGTGTTGTATTCGGTGAATCTGCGTCCGGTGGTGGTCGCGGCGGGGGCGACGCCGTCGTTCCGGTCGATGAGTCGGGGCGTGTCGGGGGCGGATGTCGCGCAGTTGCAGGGGCTGTTGGCCGGGCTCGGTCTGTTCGACGGTGACGCCGATGGGGTGTTCGGGTGGGCGACCGAGGCTGCGGTGCGGGACTGGCAGGACTCGCTCGGCATCGAGGACGACGGGGTCGTCCAGGCAGGGGACGTGGTGTTCGTGCCCTCGCTCCCGGGCCGGGTCGCGGTGGACGAGGAGGTCGTGTACCGGGGCGCGAGCCTGGCGGGTGGTGAGGAGGTGGTGTCGGGGTTGGCGGTCGAGCCGACGTTCACGATTCCCGCGACGGCGGCGCAGGCGGCGATGATGCCGGCCGGTACCAGGGTGGAGTTGACCGCACAGGACGCGGCCTGGGGTGCGGTCGTGGCGGGGCAGGAGCCTGACCCGGCCTCACCGGATGTGGTGAATGTGGGGTTGCAGGCTGATGGTGACGGTGCGATCTGCGCGGACCGGTGCGGGCTGATCCCGGTGACCGGGCAGAGCCTTTTGAGTGCGAAGATCATCACCCAACCGACCGTGACCGGTGTCGTGGCCCCGTCCGCTGCCCTGCGGTCGGACCCGGATGGCAGCGTGTCGGTGATCGACGAGACCGGGGTCGCGCATGTGGTGACGGTGGTTGCGTCGGCGAAGGGCATGTCGGTCATCGAGGGCGCTGCGGCTGGGTTGCGGGTTCGGGTGCCGGCCACGGGTGAGGCATCCGGGTGA
- a CDS encoding ScbR family autoregulator-binding transcription factor — translation MVQQARARVTRDKIMQGAAEVIREVGYANASLGQISEAAGVTKGALYFHFNSKEEIARALIDEQHRITREAAKKIMSHDASAIEHMVQLTADLAGRLVGDPIVRAGIRLTTDSSTFDSPIAGPYQDWMETFEQLAMRAQHQGETNGVIAPDLLARFIIPAFTGVQLVSEAFTGRRDLPERVHEMWKILIAAVVAEDRQEHVLGMIEATFSRLERDTRRRQSEA, via the coding sequence ATGGTTCAGCAGGCCAGGGCACGAGTCACTCGTGACAAGATCATGCAGGGGGCCGCCGAGGTTATTCGCGAGGTCGGTTACGCGAACGCCTCGCTGGGGCAGATCAGCGAAGCCGCTGGCGTAACAAAGGGGGCACTTTACTTCCATTTCAACTCGAAGGAAGAGATTGCGCGCGCGTTGATTGATGAGCAACACCGGATCACGCGCGAAGCAGCAAAGAAGATCATGTCGCATGATGCTTCGGCCATCGAACACATGGTGCAACTCACTGCGGATCTCGCCGGACGGCTCGTCGGCGATCCGATTGTCAGGGCAGGGATTCGACTCACGACGGACTCTTCCACCTTCGACTCTCCCATCGCGGGTCCCTATCAGGATTGGATGGAGACGTTCGAACAGCTCGCCATGCGCGCGCAGCACCAGGGAGAGACGAACGGAGTGATCGCCCCCGATCTACTCGCGCGCTTCATCATTCCAGCGTTCACGGGTGTGCAGCTCGTGTCTGAAGCGTTTACCGGACGTCGCGACCTTCCCGAGCGCGTGCATGAGATGTGGAAGATCCTTATCGCCGCCGTCGTTGCCGAAGATCGGCAGGAACATGTGCTCGGAATGATTGAGGCGACGTTCTCTCGTCTTGAGCGTGATACGCGCCGACGGCAGTCAGAGGCGTAG
- a CDS encoding helix-turn-helix transcriptional regulator, protein MTSRQCGLLVADIDCMTVRDTRTAISSWRIPRGTHVVGLASMPQSPLARVIAHSPRSILLPGSCTPVQLAHALSTLMSATVEGSAIGHKLAPNRGLTPRQIEVLRTVSHGLTNQQVAVELGIAEGTVKRHLYESFVFLGAQSRLDAVNRARARGMISS, encoded by the coding sequence ATGACCTCACGACAATGTGGGCTACTCGTCGCAGACATTGACTGCATGACAGTGCGAGACACGCGGACCGCGATTTCAAGTTGGCGCATTCCGAGGGGTACCCACGTTGTCGGGTTGGCGAGCATGCCGCAATCTCCGCTCGCAAGGGTGATCGCCCATTCGCCTCGATCGATCTTGCTTCCAGGTTCCTGCACGCCAGTCCAACTCGCCCACGCACTATCAACTCTGATGTCCGCCACAGTAGAAGGCTCGGCAATTGGTCACAAGCTGGCGCCCAATCGCGGATTGACCCCCCGCCAGATCGAAGTTCTCCGCACCGTCTCACACGGTCTGACGAATCAACAAGTGGCGGTGGAACTCGGCATCGCGGAAGGTACGGTGAAACGACATCTCTACGAGAGCTTCGTGTTTCTGGGTGCACAGTCCCGACTCGACGCCGTAAACCGGGCTCGTGCAAGAGGAATGATCTCCTCATAG
- a CDS encoding ScbA/BarX family gamma-butyrolactone biosynthesis protein has protein sequence MHRSLVHRRSTHEVLPTDFVDLGADTFEIAIQWPRRHPLWKTNPLRSSLIAETIRQSTILTCHLGYSVSPQTRFLMTGLGFDLAGEPLRALPGEAIEIRAHASGSRVRRSARGLRSVRIGFSFSQNGAPIASGHGDAMLVDDSTYLRLRGSHAGAHPPARIRQSVISPADVGVDASEDILLEGDRHGWVVAVDGSHSTYFDHPLDHVPGVALVEACRQLACVETGDPTLDLRTFEAEFVRTVEFSSPARASIQRSGDGACFVITQDDAIAVDASAVVASAVATTSVS, from the coding sequence GTGCACAGATCGCTCGTGCATCGCCGTTCGACGCACGAAGTCCTCCCAACAGACTTCGTCGATCTCGGCGCAGATACGTTCGAGATCGCGATTCAGTGGCCGCGTCGGCACCCGCTCTGGAAAACCAACCCGCTGCGATCGAGCTTGATCGCTGAGACAATCAGGCAATCGACGATCCTTACGTGCCATCTGGGGTACTCTGTCTCGCCACAAACCCGATTCCTGATGACCGGCCTCGGGTTCGATCTCGCGGGGGAACCATTGCGAGCACTTCCGGGTGAGGCGATCGAGATACGCGCTCACGCCAGTGGAAGCAGAGTTCGCCGTAGCGCTCGCGGGCTTCGAAGCGTTCGGATCGGCTTCTCGTTCAGCCAGAATGGCGCGCCCATCGCGTCAGGACATGGAGACGCGATGCTGGTCGATGACTCGACATACTTGCGTCTGCGAGGCAGCCATGCGGGCGCGCACCCACCGGCAAGGATTCGCCAGAGCGTCATTTCGCCTGCGGATGTCGGTGTCGACGCCTCAGAGGACATCCTGCTGGAAGGTGATCGCCATGGATGGGTTGTGGCTGTCGATGGCAGCCATTCGACCTACTTCGATCACCCACTCGATCACGTACCCGGCGTAGCGCTTGTCGAGGCCTGCCGACAGCTTGCTTGTGTCGAGACCGGTGATCCCACGCTCGACCTCCGAACATTCGAGGCGGAGTTCGTGCGCACCGTTGAATTCAGTTCGCCCGCGCGCGCCTCGATCCAGCGGAGCGGCGATGGCGCTTGCTTCGTTATTACACAGGACGATGCCATAGCGGTTGACGCTTCGGCGGTCGTTGCATCTGCCGTGGCAACGACATCAGTTTCCTAA
- a CDS encoding NAD-dependent epimerase/dehydratase family protein — MSSRLTPLAGLSVVGASGFIGSAVARAAHKRAHWAVREIARSASPAAFDVRDADAVYAALSGTAVVVHAASYIGNDPDLCYEINVRGTENIAKAFLGSNGERLMYVSTAAVYGRGPFHMASERATSVRPSSALSKSRARAEQIVLDAGGVVVRPHLVLGVGDKWVGPGVIRYARTLGGFPRSSGDARHSVVEVSHLGNAIVDLLEAPDAVNCSVNVAQTTLSLTELVTLFAGVIDSVPAHAIGSTAPTSAQKDARLAHAASLLEVEHTFSTARIQALVDSPSLSAPFRLSRPERQWYREHDLEHSTVGPVVV; from the coding sequence GTGTCGTCAAGATTGACACCGCTGGCCGGACTTTCGGTAGTCGGAGCATCAGGGTTCATTGGATCCGCAGTTGCTCGAGCGGCACACAAGCGAGCGCACTGGGCGGTACGTGAAATCGCGAGATCGGCATCGCCGGCTGCCTTTGACGTACGCGATGCCGACGCTGTGTATGCCGCACTATCGGGCACGGCAGTAGTCGTCCATGCCGCTTCGTACATCGGCAACGATCCGGATCTCTGCTATGAGATCAACGTGCGAGGGACGGAGAATATCGCCAAGGCGTTCCTAGGATCGAACGGTGAACGGCTCATGTACGTCAGTACTGCAGCCGTGTACGGCCGCGGCCCATTTCACATGGCGTCCGAACGCGCGACGTCCGTTCGACCGAGTTCGGCATTGAGCAAGAGTCGGGCGAGGGCCGAACAAATAGTGCTCGACGCTGGTGGCGTCGTCGTCCGACCCCACCTGGTGCTCGGCGTCGGAGACAAGTGGGTGGGGCCCGGCGTGATTCGGTACGCGCGGACACTCGGTGGATTCCCACGTTCGTCGGGAGACGCGCGTCATTCAGTGGTCGAGGTCTCGCATCTCGGCAACGCCATCGTCGATCTCTTGGAAGCCCCCGATGCGGTGAATTGTTCCGTCAACGTGGCGCAAACGACCCTCTCGTTGACCGAGTTGGTAACCCTCTTCGCGGGCGTCATCGACTCGGTCCCGGCGCATGCAATCGGATCAACGGCGCCGACAAGTGCCCAAAAGGATGCGCGCCTCGCTCACGCCGCATCATTGCTCGAAGTGGAGCACACGTTCTCCACGGCGCGTATTCAGGCGCTCGTGGATAGTCCCAGCCTGTCTGCCCCGTTTCGGTTGAGCCGCCCGGAAAGACAGTGGTACCGCGAG